ATTTATATTCAGAAACAGATTGTAATTTTTCTTTAAAAATATGATAACTATTTTCAAATGTTGGACTTGTGTATTTTAATTCTGTTCCTTTTCCTATAGTCATTGATATATTCATATATGTTGCTTTGAGTTCTGGAAATGTATTAAGCCAAGCATTTTTTACTTTTTCTGAAGTTGTTAATTGATTGTGTGTAAATAATAATATTGCTATTATTGACAAACTTGCAATTCTAAACTTAAAATTTAACTTTTTGTGTTCTGAGTAGGCAAGTATACCAAATACAATTATTGATATAATTACAAAAACAGCTAATGCAATCTCTTTAAAGTCTATCAAGATATCCCAGTTTTCATAATTAAGATAGACTAAAAAATCATTTGCAAAGAGTGCTTTTCTATAAAAATAGAGGCTTAAACGGTTTATCATAAATAATACAAACATAATAATTGATGCAAAATTTAAGCTTCTTAGCCATTGTCCACTAATTGAAAGCATAGTAAAAAATAAAATCATAAATTGCAATAATCCAAAAAACATAGCAAAAACAGTTTCTTTATAATTAAGTATAAATATCATTGATACTATAAAAAATATTGCAGTTAAACAGTAAGATATATACTTTTTTTTCATAATATTTGTCCTGTGGTCAAAAAAATTTTTCTGCTATAATATCATAAATTTTAAGCAAGCAAAATCTATTTTGAAGTTTTTATTATATTAATATGCTGTTCTATATACGAAATATATAATAGTTATTAAAAAGGAAATTTATGCAAAAATACATCGATCTGTTAAAACAACATAATCTCCTAAAAATCATCGATAAGCCCGTAGATATCGACCTTGAGATAGCGCACGCCAGTTATATTGAGGTAAAAAAAGATGATAGCAAGGCACTGCTTTTTACAAATCCGGTTTGTAAAAAATCAGGACGCAAATTTGCTCCCGTGCTTACTAATATATTTGGCAGTTTTGAGGCTACGAAGCTTATTTTTGGCGTGGAGCCTGACGCGGTGGCGGATGAAATTTCAGCTTTGCTAAAGCCAAAAAAACCTAAAAATTTCTCAGAAAAGCTAAATTTTGCCAGCTATCTTTTTGGGATGAGAAAAATTTTTACCAAAAGATTAAGCGGTGAGGGCGAGTGCCAGCAAGTTAAGTTTAAAGGCGATGAGGCTGATCTTTTTAGTCTGCCTGTGCTTAAGACTTGGGAGCTTGACGGAGGCGCGTTTATAACCATGGGGCAGGTTTATACTCAAAGCCTTGATGGAGAGCTTCAAAATTTAGGCATGTATCGCTTGCAAATTTATGATAAAAATCGCCTTGGCATGCACTGGCAGATCCACAAAGACGGCGCAAATTTCTTTAACGAGTATAAGCGCGCTGGCAAGAAAATGCCTGTGTCTGTGGCTATCGGTGGCGATCCGCTTTATATCTGGTGCGGTCAGACTCCGCTCCCAAAGGGAATTTTTGAGCTACTTCTTTACGGTTTTATCCGCAAATCACCTGCAAAACTCGTTAAATCTATTACTAATGAAATTTACGTTCCACATGATGCCGATTTTGTGATAGAGGGTTTTGTGGATACCGACAAGACCGAGCTTGAAGGTCCATTTGGCGATCATACCGGCTTTTATACGCCGATTGAACCATTCCCTGTGATGGAAGTTACGGCTATTACGCACAAACGTGAGCCGATTTTCCATGCGACAGTTGTCGGCAAGCCCCCTCTTGAAGATAAATACATGGGCTGGGCTACGGGACGAATTTTCCTTCCGCTTCTTAAAACTACCGTGCCTGAGCTAATTGACTATGATATGCCTGAAAATGGCGTCTTTCACAACCTTATCTTAGCTAAGCTTGAAGTGCTCTATCCAGGACATGCTAAGCAGGCTATGCATGCGTTTTGGGGAGTTGGGCAGATGAGTTTCGTTAAGCATGCGGTGTTTGTTGATGAGAGCGCGCCAAAGCTTACCGACTACGCAAAATTTAGCGAATTTGTACTAAACCGCCTTGGAGTAAAAAGCCTTCTTATAACCGAAGGAGTTTGTGACCAGCTTGATCACGCTAGCCCTAACTCTTGCTTTGGCGGCAAGCTTGGCATAGACGCGACTGAAGATTTTAGCGAAGGCGAGATAAATCTCATAGGCGATGAGGAGTTGCTTACTAAATTTAAAGACATGGACAAAGATGTGCTTGAGCTAAGGCAGTTTATGACGCATACAAAATGCCCGATTTGTGTTATCAAATACGCTAAAAATCGCCACGTAAAGCTTGCTTTTGAAGAGCTACTTGCGCTTAAAGAGCACTTTAAGCTACTTGTGTTTGTTGGTATGGAAAACTATCTTGAAAATCCTTACATGCTTGTTTGGCGAGTCACAAATAATATCGATGCACAGCGTGACATCTACTATACAAAAAGCGGAGTTATATGTATAGACGCAACGCCAAAAAGTAAGCTTGACGGCTACACAAGAGAGTGGCCAAAACAAACTGACTGCACACGCGAAGTTGTAAATAGTCTCATCGAGCGCGGTATCGTTGAAAATGATGAGAAGCTATTTAATAAATTTGAGATATTTGGATAGTCTGTATCGCTTAAACCGGTTTTAAAGCAAGGCTGGTTTAAGCAAATTTTATATTTAAAATTTTAAATACACTATAAAATGTTACTAAAAGTTATCATTTTTGTATATAGTTGAGTAAATTCTAAACTAATCAACATTTAAAATCATACTAATTAATCCAAAAATACCCATTTACTCTTAGAAATGTAATATAATGTAACACATAAATTATTAAGGAGTATAAATGAAAAAGATCACGACTTTAGCGCTATCTTTAGCGGCTATCAGCTCATTTGGTTTTGCAAAAGAGATAACCATAGCAGCCGTTATGCCTGTAACAGGACCTGTCGCTGCGTATGGACAGACAGCTTACGAGGGTGTAACTTTGGCAAATAAAATGCGCCCGACTCTAAAAAACGGTGATACGATCAAGGTTGTTTTGCTTGATACCAGAGGCGAAAAGGTTGAGACTTCAAACGCCACCACAAGAGCTATCTCTCAAAATAAAGCCGTAGGTATCATCGGTGAGCTTATTACCGCAAACACCATGCAGGTAATGGCTATCGCAGATAAAAGCAAAATTCCTGTCGTCGCACCTGCCGCTACATCAGATAAACTTCTTGATAATGTGAAATTTGGTAGCAGAGTTTGCTTTATGGATTCGTTTCAAGGCAAGGCTGCGGCCGAATTTACTGCAAAAGAGCTTGGATATAAAACTGCTGTTATCGTAGTGGATCAAGCGCAGGTTTACTCTCTTGGGCTTGCTAAGACCTTTGAAAGTGAATTTGTAAAAAACGGCGGCAAGGTTCTATCAAAGCTTAAAATAAGCTCAGGTGACAAGGATTTCAAAGCCATAGTATCGCAGATAAAGAGCAAAAATCCAGACTTCGTATATGTGCCTACGTATCATCCTGAAGCGTCGCTTTTAGCTCGCCAAGCTAAGCAGATAAATTTAAACAAACCTATGGTCGGATCTGACGGCGTGGCAAATCCGACCTTTATCGAGCTTGGCGGAGACGCTGTAAATGGATTTATCTTTAGCGATTCATTTGACGCTTCAAACCCTCCTACAGAGCTTTCAAAGAAATTTTTAGACGAGTATGAAAAAGATAAAGGCACAAGAGATATAGCGGGCTTTACGGCTCTTGGAGCGGACGCTTATTTTGTAATGGTTGAGGCTATGGATAAGTGTGCAGATCCAAGTGACAGCGTTTGTATAAACGATCAAATTCACCAAACTAAAGAATTTTCAGGCGTTTCGGGTGTAATTAGTATAGACTCTAAGGGAAATGCTATCCGCTCTGTCGTAATGAAAGAGATAGTTGGCGGCAAACCGACGTTTAAAGCAAACGTTAATCCTTAAAATTTAAATACTTTAAACTCGGAGTGATGATGGAATTTTCACTATTTTTACAAAATATGGTGAACGGTTTTAGCCTTGGCAGTATGTATGCGCTTATTGCCATAGGCTATACTATGGTTTATGGGGTTTTAAGGCTTATAAATTTCGCTCACGGCGATATCATGATGGTTGGAGCTTATGTCTGCTTTTTTGGCATGGTTTCTTTAAATTTGCCATTTATCGCGGCGGTTGTCTTTGCTGTAACCATATGTGCAGCCCTTGGTATCATAACAGACACGATAGCTTATAAGCCGCTTCGTAAAGCGCCTAGAATTTCGCTACTGATTACCGCGATTGGCATTAGTTTTTTACTTGAAAATCTCTTTAATGTGATTTTCGGTAGCGAGCCTAAAGCCTTTATCGTGCCTGAATATCTGCAAACAGTCTTAACCTTTGGCGATGTCACGGTTGCTATAAGTGCGGTGCTAGTGCCTATCATCACTCTTATTTTACTTGCTATCACGCTTTTTATACTCTACCGAACAAAATACGGCATGGCGATAAGAGCGCTTGCCTTTGATATACATACCGTAAATTTAATGGGGATAGACGCAAATTTGATCATCGCGATAGTATTTGCGCTTGGATCCATGCTTGCAGCTATAGGAGGCGTGTTTTGGTCGCTAAACTATCCTTCTATCGAGCCTATGATGGGAGTTTTGATAGGGCTTAAAGCCTTTGCCGCAGCCGTTCTTGGCGGTATAGGCTCTGTTGGCGGAGCTGTGCTTGGCGGGTTTATTATCGGATTTACCGAAGTTGTTGTGGTATCTTTAAGTCCTGAATTTTCAGGCTTTAAAGATGCTTTTGCCTTTATATTTTTAATTCTTATTCTTATATTTAAGCCTACCGGAATTTTAGGCTATAACTTTGAGAAAAGTAGGTTTTAGATGAGAGTTCCAAAGATTACGCATATCATATTTTTTGCTTTGGCTGTAGGATTTTTGGTTGCCTCTCACTACATTTTTGATGATTATTCTTTGAGAGTTTTAAACAATATCGCCATTTTTATCATTTTGGCCGTTAGTTACAACCTTATAAATGGTGTTACAGGGCAGTTTTCGCTCGAGCCAAACGGCTTTGTCGCGGTTGGCGCTTATGTAGCGGCTCTTATCTTACTTGATGCGGACGCTAAAAACTATCAGTTTGATCTTGAGAGTCCGTCAGCCTTTATACTCTGGCTTCACTCCTCAAATTTCTTGCTGGCACTGCTTGCCGCAGGAGTTTGTGCTACTATACTTGCTTTAGTTCTTTCCTTTCCGGTATTTCGCGTAAGGGGAGATTATCTAGCTATTGTTACGCTTGGCTTTGGTTTTATTATTAAAATTTTAGCTATCAACTATCCGTCCATCACGAACGGCTCGCTTGGACTTAGCTCTATACCTCAGCACGCTACGCTTTATTATACGGGCGGGATTGCTATTATTAGCGTTATTATGGTGCTAAATATAGTTTATTCAAAATTCGGTCGCGCGATGAAAGCCGTAAGAGATGACGAGGATGCGGCGCTTGCCATGGGTGTAAATACATTTGCCGTTAAGACTACCGCTTTTAGCACGTCGGCGTTTTTAGAAGGTGTCGGAGGAGGGCTTTGGGCGTGCTCGTTTGCCTCTATCGTGCCGAATGAATTTGATTTTTACCTCACTTTCCAGCTGCTTATTATCATCGTCCTTGGCGGGCTTGGCTCTATGACGGGAGCTATTTTAGGCACTATCTTGGTGATAGGAGGCGGAGAGTGGCTTAGATTTTTAGATGAGCCGATAAGTCTGTTTGGGCATACATTTGATGCGATGCCTGGTCTTAGAATGATTGTGTTTTCGGTCATACTTATACTTGTTATGCTGTTTGCAAGAGAGGGAATTTTTGGCAAGCGCGAACTGACCGATACTTTTAGATGGTTTGGCAAAAGGCTTAAACGATGATTTTAGAGCTAAAAAATATCAGCAAGAAATTTGGTGGAGTAACCGCTATAAACGACACAAGCTTTCATGTAAACGAAAGTGAAATTTTTGGACTTATCGGACCAAACGGTGCCGGAAAGACGACTATCTTTAACATTATCACGGGCAACTACGAGCCAAGCGGCGGCGAGATAAAATTTAGAGGTGTTACGCTAAACGGCAAAAAGCCAAACGTCATCGTCAAGCACGGCATCGCAAGGACATTTCAAAACATCCGCCTTTTTAGCTCTATGAGCGTGCTTGAAAACGTTCTTATCGGACTTGACGGGCATATAAAATATGGCTTTATCGAGAGCATTTTACACATGGGACGCTTTCATAAAGAAGAGCTTGCAGCGCGCGAAAAAGCTATGCGTATACTTGATGAGCTAAATTTAAGCCGGTATGCAAACGAGCCCGCTACCAGCCTAAGCTACGGCGTTCAAAGAAAGGTAGAGATAGCCAGAGCCATAGCTACAAATCCAAAGCTTTTGCTTCTGGATGAGCCGGCAGCCGGCATGAATCCTATAGAGACCGAGGATCTTGCCGAGCTTATCTTTATGCTTAGGGAAAAATACAAGCTTAGTATTTTGCTTATAGAGCATGATATGAAATTTGTAAACCGCCTTTGCGAGCGCGTTTTGGTGCTTGATTACGGTAAGGTAATTTTTGAGGGTGAGCCAAGCGACGCCGTGCGTAACGAAAAGGTCGTATCTGCTTATTTGGGAGATTTTATTCAATGATTAGCGTTAAAGATTTGCACGTTTATTACGGACTTATAGAAGCTGTTAAGGGGATAGATTTTGAGGTTAAAACAGGCGATATCGTCTCTCTTATCGGTTCAAACGGCGCGGGTAAAACCTCGACCTTAAACGCTCTTTTAAATAGTGTTAAAAAAACAGGCGAGATAAATTTCTTAGGCTATGATACCAGAAGGCACAAAACCCACACCCTCGTTAGACACGGCATATCTCTTGTGCCTGAGGGCAGAAGAGTGTTCATAAATCTAACGGTTGATGAAAATTTGCGTATGGGAGCCTTTAATAACGACGAAAACTACGAACACCTACGCTCTCAGATGTATAGACTCTTTCCTCGTTTGGCTGATAAAAAGAGCCAGCTTGCAGGCACTTTAAGCGGTGGAGAGGCTCAGATGCTAGCCATCTCACGCGCGCTAATGAGCGAGCCAAAACTGCTGATGCTTGATGAGCCTAGCCTTGGTCTTGCACCTAAGATCGTCGGAGAGGTTTTTAATACCATAGTTAGGCTAAAAGAGGAGGGTATAACCATACTTTTAGTCGAGCAAAACGCCTTTGCGGCACTTAAGATAAGCGATTATGCCTATGTTTTAGAAAACGGAAAGATCGCTATGCAAGGCGTTGCAAAAGATATGATAGGCAACGACGAGATCAGGCGAAAGTATCTTGGCGCTTAAAAACATCTGTAAATTTAAAGAAATTTCTTGCAAATAGACCTTGATTTAGCGGTTATCTCGCTGCTTGTTTTGGTGCTGATAGCTCTTTTGATAAAGCTTTCAAAGAAAACCAAGATCAAGCAAACTCGCTATAAAAGCGATAGTGGCGACATGGTAAAGAGTAGGGCGGAGCTTATAATAGCAAATTGGCTCTTTTATCGCGGATTTGAGTTTGTCTATGAGAAAAAGGTAAATGCCATCCAGAGAGTGATCAGCGACTTTTATCTGGTTAAATATGATGTCTATATCGAATTTTGGGGACTTGAAACGCCCGCTTATCTTAAGCGTAAGAAAAAGAAGATTAAAATTTATAAGAAAAATCGCCTTAAGCTAATCGAGATGAATGATGATAGCTTAAGGGATTTAAATAAATTTTTTCAAAAAGAATTTGCAAAATTGAACATTAAGTATATAAATTTGGCAAAGTAAAATAGTGTCTAAGAAAAATTAGACTCATCTTTAATGTCTTTCCATAGACTATGTCTATGTTTGGCGTATTTCGCATCTATTTTACCGCTAAACATGCCGCTTAAAAGAGGGCGATTGGCTTTTGGAACGAAAGCCATTAGATGAGCTATTATAAATAAAATTATTAAAACCATCCCTAAATTATGAAGCAGTGCAGCCCACATATAAAGATCGTTTGAGATATCAAATCCAAGTATATTTTTATACGATTTTATCATTCCTGTAACTATCAAAAGCGCTATTATGAGCACTCCGCCAAGATAAGCTATACGCTGTTCAGGTAGATATTTATCGCTTGCCGGCTCTTCTGAGTCTGTAATCATCGCTTTAATTAAAAGAAAGCTGTTTTTGACATCTCCTTTTCTTGGAAATATATCAAATTCGCGCTTCATGGTATGGTATACAACGTGATAGAAAGCAAAAAATATAAGCGCCACGGAGAATACATAGTGCAGGCTTAGCGTGAAATAATACTCTCCGCTCCACTCAAAAATTTTAGTTATATTGTATCTCTTTGCTACCGGCATTTGTAAAATACCAGTCGCTATCAGTCCAAATATACTTATAGCTATACCCCAATGTATAACGCGGTTTTGCAGGCTCTGTCTTTTTATTTTTTGTTTTGTTTCATTAGTATTTGATATCATTTTTTATCCTTTATACTCTTAATAACGGCTATACTTGCAGCACCTATCGCGGCGAGAGGAGTTACTAGAGTCGCAGTAGCTAAAAATTCGGATTTTTCCATAGGATTTGGATGATTTTTCATATCCATTATTCCCATTTTTGGCTTGTTCTCATATTTTTTGGATATTGCACTATCAATTTTATTAAAATCAATAGAGCTTACATAGATGGTTGATGTGCCACCATTTTCGTCCATGCCGTATATAAAGCGAGTTTTCTTCATCTCATTTGCAATAGCGAAAATTTCATCTCGCTTTCCAAATTTTATAGCGTTTTTAGGACAGGCGACCTCGCATGCCGGTTTTTTGTTCTGCTCTAGCAGATCCTTACACATATCGCATTTAAACATCACACCTCCACCTGCAAGTTTTGGCATCACCTTTAGATATATTCCTACTCCCGCTTGCCTTTGAGGTACTCCCCACGGACAAGCATCTCTACATTTCGCGCCGCCCACGCAAAAATCTTTATTTATATCTACTGCACCTTCTTCACTCTTGCTTATAACGCCAAAAGGGCATATTTTTTGACAGGGAGGATGATCGCAGTGCATACAGCGTCTAGGAATATGAAGCATTTTGCCGTCTACTTCAAGCTTTTCTATATATGTGAAGTTATATGGAGTAAGTCTTGAGATATTATTCTTTTGTTTTGAGTAGTCCTCATGCTTAGTTTGAGGCCAATAGTTCATGATTGGATCTTTTGGAACCGGAAATATAGGCTCATTTTTGATTTTACAGGCTTTTACGCATAGAGGCATGGTCTCGTTTACACAACCGTCGCAAAGATCTACGTCTATTATGCTGGCTATTTGTTTATCGGGTAAGGCTTTAGCCTCTATAGCAGTTGCTCCAAGCGCAGAAACAGCGCTAAATTTAAAGAAATTTCGTCTATCCATCGCTTATCCTTTTTTCTGTTTATGCTACTATCATCGCTACGATTTTTCAGTAACAATATTACAAACAAAGGCTAAATTAGATGAACTTTTAACCTGTGATCTTTTATGCTATTCGTAGTCTCTTTGTTTGCAATAGCGATTAGCTCGCTCTCTCTTAATATATAAAAATTATTTAATTTTCTACCTTTAAACTTTTCAATTTCTTTTGATAATGTATCAAACATATAAAACGCTTTTTCGTGACTAACCAGTAAAAAATCAGCTCCGCTATCAAAGGATTCAAATAAAATTTCGCTAGCAAGCTTAAAGGCAAGATCGTCATTTAATCCAAGCAGATCAAACCCGCAAGGTAAATTTGCGCTTTCAAGCGTGATAAATTTCGCTTTTAAGGTTTTGATTTCAGGCAAAATTTCTCCGTAAGTGGCGATAGTAAACTCTTTAAAATCATGTTTGGCGTTTAGTTTAGTTAGTGCATTTTCGTCTTTTATCTTTGGCAGTTTTCGTAATAGCCCTTTTAAATTTGATTTTACGTAGCTAATGGCATTTGCAAGCTCAGTAGCTCCTTCAAAGATAAAATTTTCTAAGCCGCAAGCGATCCAAACTCCAAATTTCGAGTTATCTACAAGGGCTAAAATTTGATTTTTTTTATCTGGATACTTTTCGCATAAAAATTTAGCAAAGATAATGGCACTTGAACCTATGAAATTTGGCTCAAATTCACTCATAAATCCCGCATAAAAATATGGCTTTAAACTCGCGTAGTAAGCTTTATCATCCTTTGAGGCAAATTTGCTAAACGGCTCAAATTTCGCCCAAAAATTACTATCATC
This Campylobacter sp. RM16192 DNA region includes the following protein-coding sequences:
- a CDS encoding menaquinone biosynthesis decarboxylase, with translation MQKYIDLLKQHNLLKIIDKPVDIDLEIAHASYIEVKKDDSKALLFTNPVCKKSGRKFAPVLTNIFGSFEATKLIFGVEPDAVADEISALLKPKKPKNFSEKLNFASYLFGMRKIFTKRLSGEGECQQVKFKGDEADLFSLPVLKTWELDGGAFITMGQVYTQSLDGELQNLGMYRLQIYDKNRLGMHWQIHKDGANFFNEYKRAGKKMPVSVAIGGDPLYIWCGQTPLPKGIFELLLYGFIRKSPAKLVKSITNEIYVPHDADFVIEGFVDTDKTELEGPFGDHTGFYTPIEPFPVMEVTAITHKREPIFHATVVGKPPLEDKYMGWATGRIFLPLLKTTVPELIDYDMPENGVFHNLILAKLEVLYPGHAKQAMHAFWGVGQMSFVKHAVFVDESAPKLTDYAKFSEFVLNRLGVKSLLITEGVCDQLDHASPNSCFGGKLGIDATEDFSEGEINLIGDEELLTKFKDMDKDVLELRQFMTHTKCPICVIKYAKNRHVKLAFEELLALKEHFKLLVFVGMENYLENPYMLVWRVTNNIDAQRDIYYTKSGVICIDATPKSKLDGYTREWPKQTDCTREVVNSLIERGIVENDEKLFNKFEIFG
- a CDS encoding ABC transporter substrate-binding protein is translated as MKKITTLALSLAAISSFGFAKEITIAAVMPVTGPVAAYGQTAYEGVTLANKMRPTLKNGDTIKVVLLDTRGEKVETSNATTRAISQNKAVGIIGELITANTMQVMAIADKSKIPVVAPAATSDKLLDNVKFGSRVCFMDSFQGKAAAEFTAKELGYKTAVIVVDQAQVYSLGLAKTFESEFVKNGGKVLSKLKISSGDKDFKAIVSQIKSKNPDFVYVPTYHPEASLLARQAKQINLNKPMVGSDGVANPTFIELGGDAVNGFIFSDSFDASNPPTELSKKFLDEYEKDKGTRDIAGFTALGADAYFVMVEAMDKCADPSDSVCINDQIHQTKEFSGVSGVISIDSKGNAIRSVVMKEIVGGKPTFKANVNP
- a CDS encoding branched-chain amino acid ABC transporter permease, giving the protein MEFSLFLQNMVNGFSLGSMYALIAIGYTMVYGVLRLINFAHGDIMMVGAYVCFFGMVSLNLPFIAAVVFAVTICAALGIITDTIAYKPLRKAPRISLLITAIGISFLLENLFNVIFGSEPKAFIVPEYLQTVLTFGDVTVAISAVLVPIITLILLAITLFILYRTKYGMAIRALAFDIHTVNLMGIDANLIIAIVFALGSMLAAIGGVFWSLNYPSIEPMMGVLIGLKAFAAAVLGGIGSVGGAVLGGFIIGFTEVVVVSLSPEFSGFKDAFAFIFLILILIFKPTGILGYNFEKSRF
- a CDS encoding branched-chain amino acid ABC transporter permease is translated as MRVPKITHIIFFALAVGFLVASHYIFDDYSLRVLNNIAIFIILAVSYNLINGVTGQFSLEPNGFVAVGAYVAALILLDADAKNYQFDLESPSAFILWLHSSNFLLALLAAGVCATILALVLSFPVFRVRGDYLAIVTLGFGFIIKILAINYPSITNGSLGLSSIPQHATLYYTGGIAIISVIMVLNIVYSKFGRAMKAVRDDEDAALAMGVNTFAVKTTAFSTSAFLEGVGGGLWACSFASIVPNEFDFYLTFQLLIIIVLGGLGSMTGAILGTILVIGGGEWLRFLDEPISLFGHTFDAMPGLRMIVFSVILILVMLFAREGIFGKRELTDTFRWFGKRLKR
- a CDS encoding ABC transporter ATP-binding protein, which translates into the protein MILELKNISKKFGGVTAINDTSFHVNESEIFGLIGPNGAGKTTIFNIITGNYEPSGGEIKFRGVTLNGKKPNVIVKHGIARTFQNIRLFSSMSVLENVLIGLDGHIKYGFIESILHMGRFHKEELAAREKAMRILDELNLSRYANEPATSLSYGVQRKVEIARAIATNPKLLLLDEPAAGMNPIETEDLAELIFMLREKYKLSILLIEHDMKFVNRLCERVLVLDYGKVIFEGEPSDAVRNEKVVSAYLGDFIQ
- a CDS encoding ABC transporter ATP-binding protein, with amino-acid sequence MISVKDLHVYYGLIEAVKGIDFEVKTGDIVSLIGSNGAGKTSTLNALLNSVKKTGEINFLGYDTRRHKTHTLVRHGISLVPEGRRVFINLTVDENLRMGAFNNDENYEHLRSQMYRLFPRLADKKSQLAGTLSGGEAQMLAISRALMSEPKLLMLDEPSLGLAPKIVGEVFNTIVRLKEEGITILLVEQNAFAALKISDYAYVLENGKIAMQGVAKDMIGNDEIRRKYLGA
- a CDS encoding helicase IV, producing MQIDLDLAVISLLVLVLIALLIKLSKKTKIKQTRYKSDSGDMVKSRAELIIANWLFYRGFEFVYEKKVNAIQRVISDFYLVKYDVYIEFWGLETPAYLKRKKKKIKIYKKNRLKLIEMNDDSLRDLNKFFQKEFAKLNIKYINLAK
- a CDS encoding formate dehydrogenase subunit gamma → MISNTNETKQKIKRQSLQNRVIHWGIAISIFGLIATGILQMPVAKRYNITKIFEWSGEYYFTLSLHYVFSVALIFFAFYHVVYHTMKREFDIFPRKGDVKNSFLLIKAMITDSEEPASDKYLPEQRIAYLGGVLIIALLIVTGMIKSYKNILGFDISNDLYMWAALLHNLGMVLIILFIIAHLMAFVPKANRPLLSGMFSGKIDAKYAKHRHSLWKDIKDESNFS
- a CDS encoding 4Fe-4S dicluster domain-containing protein → MDRRNFFKFSAVSALGATAIEAKALPDKQIASIIDVDLCDGCVNETMPLCVKACKIKNEPIFPVPKDPIMNYWPQTKHEDYSKQKNNISRLTPYNFTYIEKLEVDGKMLHIPRRCMHCDHPPCQKICPFGVISKSEEGAVDINKDFCVGGAKCRDACPWGVPQRQAGVGIYLKVMPKLAGGGVMFKCDMCKDLLEQNKKPACEVACPKNAIKFGKRDEIFAIANEMKKTRFIYGMDENGGTSTIYVSSIDFNKIDSAISKKYENKPKMGIMDMKNHPNPMEKSEFLATATLVTPLAAIGAASIAVIKSIKDKK
- a CDS encoding HdrB C-terminal domain-containing protein; translation: MLEVKIFRFNAKNDVLRYYKPYFFDSCHFMGVAELLCEIKKNDPYFDYDGCEFVKINGVVTALAARMDRVLARFGANLTIEPLSTKRATKDLLIDDSNFWAKFEPFSKFASKDDKAYYASLKPYFYAGFMSEFEPNFIGSSAIIFAKFLCEKYPDKKNQILALVDNSKFGVWIACGLENFIFEGATELANAISYVKSNLKGLLRKLPKIKDENALTKLNAKHDFKEFTIATYGEILPEIKTLKAKFITLESANLPCGFDLLGLNDDLAFKLASEILFESFDSGADFLLVSHEKAFYMFDTLSKEIEKFKGRKLNNFYILRESELIAIANKETTNSIKDHRLKVHLI